The window GAGCGGGAGACCACCAGCCTGGGCACCGTGGAATGGGCCATGTTCAACAGCGGCAAGGCGGATGCCTCCTCCCACGGCGACCGCTCCACCCAGACGCTCTCCGGCCACCTGCCCTTGCTCTTTCACCCCGGCGCACGAAATGTCATGGTCCTGGGGCTGGCCAGCGGCATGACGTCGGGCGAGGTGCTGCTCTACCCCGTGGAGCGGCTGGACATCCTGGAGATCAATGCCCAGGTGGTCGAAGCCTGCCGGCGCTTTTTTGCGCCCTTCAACCGCGATTGCCTCAACGACCCGCGCACCCGCCTTATCGTCCAGGACGGGCGCAACCACCTGGCCCTGACCGGCGAGCGCTACGACGTGATCATCTCCGAACCTTCCAACCCCTGGATGGCCGGCCTGGCCAACCTCTACACCCTGGAATTCTTCCAGCTGGTCCGGCAGCGTCTCACCGACCACGGCATCTTCGCCCAATGGATTCAAGCCTACGAAATGGACTGGGAGACCTTCAACCTCCTGGGGCGCACCTTTACCGCAGTGTTCGGCGACGGCGCCCTGTTCAAGGTCGGGCCGGGCGATTATCTGCTCCTGGGGTTCGCACACCGCGGCGGCCTGGATTGGGATACGGCCCGCAACAACCTCGCCTTCACCCAGCGCTCCGGACACATGGTGATCAGAGACATCGCCAGCCTGGCCCACCTGGTGGCCACCGAAGATCTGCCCCACCTGTTCGATCCCGGACCGCTGCACACCGACGACCGGCCCCGGCTCGAGTACGCCGCGCCGCGCCGGCTGTATGCCGGCGGCCTGGACCTGGAATTCGCCGCTGCCGACCGACTCCGGCTAACAGCGGCCACCCAAACGCTGCTGACCAGCCATGATCGGGCCGAAAACCTGCTCAACCTGATCGAACTGGGCGCATCGATCCACCTGCCCCTCTTCGCCCGGCTCGATCCCTCCGGACTCAGCGAGGACCGGCAAGCCCGCTATATGAATATCGTAAAAAATTACTGCACCGCCACCCTGGTGCCCGCCTTCCGCCTGTTGGGCAACGACCAGGCCAAACAGGCCTGCGCAGAGATTCAGGTTCGACAGATTGAAAGGCACTTGGACCAAAACAACGGACGCCCGGCGGATCACTACAACCTGGGGGTCTCCGTGGCCGCCGCCGGGCGGATCGACGATGCTGTCAATGCCTTCAAGAAGGCGCTCGACCTGGACCCCGACCATCGGGAAGCCCACACGGCCCTGGGCCTGCTGGCGGCCCAAGGCGGCCGATTCGCCGACGCCCTGCCCCATCTGCGCAAGGCCGCGGCCCTGGCCCCGAACCGGGCCGATGCCCATAAAAACTTGGGGATGGCCGAAGCCCGCGCCGGCAACCCGGCCGCCGCGGCCCAACACCTGTCAGCCGCCCTGCGCCTGGCGCCGGACGACGTCGTCGCCCTCAACGAACTGGGCCTGGTCCGGCTGCGCCAGGGGCAGGCTGCGGAAGCGTACGCATCGTTTTCGGCCGCATTGGGCATCGATGCCGACAATGCCGAGACCCACCACAACCTGGGGCTGTTGTTCCTCATGCAAGGGAAGCCGGAACAGTCCATCCCCTATTTTCAAGCCGCCCTGCGCCTCAGGCCGGACAACGCCGCCACACGCCGCAACCTGCAGGCCGCCCTGGCGTCAAGCGGACAGGACCGGCCGGCGAACACACGAACCGTCGAAAATTGAAAGATCATTTCACTTTAATAGAAGCCAAGACATACGGGGTGTATGTCTAGAATGGAGAGAATGTCATGGGAATGGCGGAAGAATAACGTTACGACTATTTCAAAAAGACTTAGGAAAGGCCGTCTACTTCTGTGAAGTCGCTGCGTCTGCATTTTTCGTTTTCGCAGAGAGAAGCTTGGACCTGCCGGTGGGCGAGGGGATTTTTATGACATCCGAAAAATAGGAACGCAGTTCCGTTCTCTCGTCCGTTGCAAAACTGCGGTTCTTTCTCGATCCCATGGTCGTCAGCCGAACATGATAGAGAAATCTTACAACCGGCTTTTCCGGAATCTCGTGCTCCATCATGACGAATGAACCATGGTTCTTGAGGACTCGCCTGATTTCAGCGAGACCCTTTTTTCTGGCCGTTTCGGTCAGCTCATACATGGCATGGGAACAGGTCACACAGTCGAAGCGTTTGTCCGCGAAGGGCATACGGGAGACGTCGGCCTGCACGAGGTGAACGTTTTCCCGGCCCTTTGCCACTCTCTTTCGCCGCGCCTTTTTCAGCATGCCGTGGGAAAAATCCAGGGCCACCACCTGGCCGCCATGGCCCTCGACCGCCTCGCCGGCCATCAAGGCGACAGAACCGGTGCCGGTACAGATATCGAGAACCTGATCGCCTGGTTTGATTCCCGACGAGTCGACCAGAAATCGCCTGAGGGCGGCACTCCGGTCGCTGGCGTGCAGGTCGATGATCAGATCATAAAAGTTTGAAAACACATCATAATAGAAACGGCGCAGTCTTCCCATCGCTTCACCCCTCCACGGCTCGACAAACACTGCGGACAGGCCAACGTGCCGGCATGGCCCGGCATAGCCTGGCCTACTAGCATCGATGCCGACGCGTCGGCAAACGCTGCAAGTACTACGCACAATCCCAATGTTGGTCAATGGCCAAAAAAAAATTCATCTTTGATTCGCGGTGACAACGAGTCCTGCGCCTTGCTTCATCATGTGGGAGGTGATTCTGGGAATGACCTCCAATGCCGCGGCCATATGACGGCAAAACTGCTCGATAACGGGCGCATAAAACCCTAAGCCGCCGCCTTCGAGCACCACCTCGATACCGAACGCCTCGAAATCCGACTTCCACGAGCTTTGATCTCCAGCCAGATCCTCTTCAAAGTGCACCCCGGCGACGAGTATGAGCGGAACGAGCCGAACCCGGCCATATCCAGCTGCCGCAACGGCCCGCACAATGGCGTCGCCCTGGGGATACCCCTCCTCGACGACGCCCACATGCGCCTTGCTGCCGAAGCGTTCCTGAAGCATGTGCGTCAATGCAGTGTAGGTGCACCAGGCAGGATGATCCGTGCCGTGTCCGACGAATACCACCGCTTCGTCGGCGCGATTTTCAACCATCCTCGGTGTCCATGGTCAGAACTGTTCCCGACTGGGTATTGCGCCCCCTTCTCCCCAGCACTCTCCCAAGTATTCCGCAGAGAGCCTCGCATTTGAGAGCATCATAAAAACGGGGGCACGTCCATGCCTCCAGAAAAAATGTCAATGTCCATGTCGTGAGGCAACGATTTTTCGGTCAATGAAAAAATTAGAGACATCTTGAAGACCCTATATCGCTATGATAGGAATCCGAGCGAACAGTCCACCTTTCAGGATCTTTTAGGAAAAAGCGTACCCATCGCCGGCCCAAGTTTACGGTCTTGCCCTTGAATGATGGTTTTGGCAGGAGACTTAAAGGGCAACCCGCAGAAGTATAGGAGATTGCAACCATGCAACTGACCGACAAGGTGGCCCTGGTGCTGGGCAGCGTCAAAGGGATCGGCAAGGCCATCGGCCTGGACCTCGCGCGGGCCGGCGTCCGCGTCGCCTATACCTATCACGATTGGCCCGAAAGCCTGCCCTCCCTGAAGGAGGACGCGGCGGCGGCCAACCCGACGCATCTCATCGTACCGGTCGATCTGACCGACCCGGCGGCCGTGGACGCCCTGGTGCAGCAGGTCATCGAGCGCTTCGGCCGTCTGGATATGTTGATCAACAACATCGAGCGCGGGGGCATGCCGATCGTCCACGGCAAGTATATCCGTGAGCAATGGGATATGGAACTGGCCACTACGCTGCGGGCCAAACAGTGGACCTTCATGGCCGCGCTGCCCCATCTCAAGCAATCTGGAGACGGGGTCGTCATCAACTTCTCTTCCATCGCTGGATTGGTGGGCCGCAGCGGACCGGCGAGCTACCTCTTCAACGAAGGGTACTCTGCCGCCAACCGCGGCATCTCCCTGCTCACAGAAACCTGGGCGCGATTGGGCGCGCCGACGGTGCGCGTCAACGAAATCATGCTGGGCATCTTCGAGACCCGCCACGCCCAGGGCACACGCGGATGGGGCCTGCTCGACGAGGCCCAGCGTCGCGCTGTCACGGATCACACCCTGTTGGGGCGCACCGGACGTTTGGATGACGTGGTCAAGGCGGTCCGCTTTATCATCGAAGATGCGCCCTTCATGACCGGCAGTGTGTTGCGCCTTGACGGGGGCTATGTATTGGGGGGAGAGAAGATCGCGCCCATGCCGGAGCCGGCTGAACCGTAGGTTGGCCTGTGATGTCGAATGAAACGCGCCTAAACATAAGCAGTGCCCATCCACAAATGACCAATTGTCACGATATCGGCGTTGCGCGAAAAATTTAATCCATAGTCAGAATTCCTTAACTTTCATACTTTCTTACTTTCCGACTTTCCTACCTGTTATTTTATTATCGCACCTTCATCTGATTGGACGGCTTGCCCCACACGAAGAAACGGATCCACTCGAATCCGAATTCCAGCAAGGCCTCGTCTGATTGGCGTATCTTCTTCACCAACGTGGACTTGACATGATAGCGTTTTAGAAAACTGCTGCCGAAGACGAATTCCCGGAAACGGTCGATGTTGTATGCAGCCATGAAGGCCATCTTGGCCCGGGGCCCCCGGGGGCCTTCGAGGCCCCACGGATCGGCCTGAAACAGCTGCCGGACTTGAGCCCATTTCAGGTTCATTTGATAATGCGTGCCGGCGTCCTGGTCCTTCAGATAGGCTTCAACGGTCCAGGTCTGGGGTTCTCCCGGCCCTTTGCAAAAATCGAAGGGCCGAAAAAAGTAGACCGGGGTCGTGCGCTTCCGGGCCGAATCGAAAAGCACCCCCTGCTCTATGGGAAACAGACGGCATGTGTGCGGACGCGCCGGGTATACCCGACAGCCTTGCGGGGTGAGAAACGGGCAGGGATGGTCGCCTTCTTCGCTCATGCGCAGCAGCACCTCGGGGAAGTAATGCCCCTCGCGAAGCAAGACGTCCACGTGCTGGTCGATGAACTGGTCCGATGTCATCTCCAGGTGATTCTTGAGACGCAGCACATCATAGGGATAGAGAAACAGGTTGAGGTGCCGGCAACACTGATTGAAGCAGGACAGTTGCGCGTGGCAGCGAAAGGCAAAGTGCTCGCCGGGACGAATTTGCCGACCGGGCACCTGTTCGATCTGATCAGGGGCGATGTATTTCATTTCTCATAGCCGCCAACGGCCCGCCGTCATCGTCCGAAAGAATGGTGGCGATCATTTCGGCGAGCGTCATTTTGATTTTGTTCCGATAATCCCACAAGGCCCGAACCCGCCTCTCGAGTTGGGCCATGGCCGTGTAGAGCGGGGTCCGATCGAGGAGCGCCTTGGGCTGCAAGCCGCACTGGCGATCGAACTCACGGCACCCGGGACCGACCTGGCTCTGTCCGCCGGGCCGCTCCAACCGATGCGGAACACCATGCAAGCGGCAAATCATGGGACGATGGGCGTAGAGTATGCAGCGTTCGTCTTCATTCAACGGGCACATCTCAGACACCGGTCTGCCGGCCGCTTCGGTCTGTTGCATTCGATCCCGCACTTCAATGGCCCGCCCGGCCAATCGACGCCGCGTTTCGGCCGAAAGTTGCCCCAATCCCTCTTGGAGAAACAAATATTCGGTCAGGGTGTGATGATAAAACAGGGTGCGGCAGCAATTCTCCTCGCAGCCATGGCATGTGAAACCGTTTTTTCGCGCGGCTTCCTCGTAAGCCTGGTCCATTTCGGCATAAAGGGTTGCCAGCGCTGCCATGAGATGGCGATGTTGGTCCATGGTCGATCCTGTCTTGCCGCTCATCTCAACGCATCTGGGCAGGGAAAAAAGTGTTGGTGTACAGGGACAAAGCGTATCGATCGGTCATGCAGGCCAACAGGTCGCAAACCCGGCGCTCCCTGGAGGAGCCGTTGGCATCCAAAGCCGGCAGGCGCATCTTGGCCAGCTCGTCATTCAACAGCGGCTCGTTTTCGAGCAAGTGGTCATACAACTCGGACATGACCTTTTTGGCCTTGATGAATTCGTTGTGCACCAGCGGCGAACGATAGACGCGCTCGTACAGAAATTCGCGCAGAACCGTCATTGCGCCATAGACCTTGTCGGTCATGTCCCACACCATCTGGCCATTGCAGGGCCGGCTGGTGGTGATCAGGTCGGTCATCATGATGGTGATGCGCTCGTCTGGAGTCTTGCCCAACACCCGGGTGCAAACCTCGGGGACATCACTCTCGGTGATCACGCCACTGCGAATGGCATCGTCCAGATCATGATTCAGATAGGCCATGATATCGGCCACCCGCACCAGGCAACCCTCGGCAGTAGCCGGCAGCTCGCGGGGGTTGTCGGGCATGATCTTTCCATATCCCTTGGAATGCCTCAAAATGCCGTCGCACACTTCATAAGTGAGATTGAGCCCCTGGCCTGAATTCTCCAGGATCTGAACCACCCGCACACTCTGGGCCTGGTGGGTGAAGCCCCTGGAAAAAATCTCTTTGAGCACCGCTTCGCCGCCATGTCCGAACGGGGTGTGCCCCAGGTCGTGCCCCAAGGCGATGGCCTCGGCCAGGTCCTCGTTGAGAAACATGGCCCGGGCGATGGTTCTGGAAATCTGGGCCACCTCCAACGTATGGGTCAAGCGCGTGCGATATTCGTCGCCGGACGGATTGAGAAAGACCTGGGTCTTGTACTTGAGCCGCCGGAAGGCGTTGCTGAAGAGAATCCGGTCCTTGTCGATCTGGAATGCGGTTCGGATCGGGCAGGCCGGTTCGGGCCGCCACCGCCCGCGTGAGTGGGCGCTCAGGCACCCATAGGGCGACATGAAATTGGCCTCGCGTCTTTCAAATTCCTCACGTAATGTCATGTCTCTGTTCGATCTTCCGGCAGGGCCGACGCTCACACTATCGATTTAACAGCCGCCTGCCAATGTGATATAGGCTGTTATGTCGACCATAGGTACCCCATTCCGCCTTGCCAGGCAACTTGAAATTCCGCCCCAAGGCGGACCTGCGCATCGGTGGTTCAACCCGCTCGTAACAGCAACGGAACGCTATGAATGACCATCACCTCATACTGGGCCAACTGGAAGACGTCCTCACCGGACGTATCGTAGACGACACCCACGACGAGCGCTATCGCCAGAAAATTGCGCGTTTACTATTGGAAACAAAGGGGTATGATCGTTCGGAAATTCGTTCGGGACAACCGGTGAAGGTCACGGCCGGCGGGAAATCCGCTTTGGTTCCGGTCACTTTCATCGTTCAATGGGACGACCATATGGTCATGGTGCTGCAATACGGTCCCGGGTCGCTGATCACGCGGCACCGGCCGGCCCTGGCGCTGGCCAAACTGGTGGCGTCCGACCAGGTTCCCGTGGTGGTCGTCACCAATGGCGAAGAGGCCGACATCCTCGACGGGGCCACGGGACGCCTAACGGCTTCGGGCCTTGACCAGATTCCTTCGAAAGCTCAGCTCGTTGACCGGCTGAAACATCACCTCTGGGCGCCTGTATCGAACCTGCACGCCCAGATGGCGGCCCGGATCGTCATGGCGTTCGAAGTGGATGATCGGTGCCCTTGCGATGGCACCATATGTCGTTTGGAATAGGATCGAATCATGCACCACGAACGATACATGGAACAGGCCTTGACCCTTGCGCGGCAAGCGCTTGATAAAGATGAGTTTCCGGTGGGCTGCGTCATCGTGTCCGATGGCGAAATTGTCGCCCAAGGAGAACGGATCCACACCCGGCAGTCCCTTCCCAGCGAGCTGGACCATGCCGAGATCCTCGCCTTGCGGCAGTTGGAGCGAGTTGATGCGACCCTGGATCGCCGTCGCATGGTGTTGTACGCCACCCTGGAACCATGCCTGATGTGTTTCGGGGCCATTCTGATCAGCGGCATCGGCACGCTGGTCTACGCCTACGAGGATGCCATGGGGGGCGGTACCGCCTGCGACCGCTCCCGGCTGCCCTCGCTTTACAGCGGCAACGGACTGCACATCATATCCGGCATTTGCCGAAAGGAGAGCCTGTCCCTGTTTCAATCCTTTTATAGAAAACCCCATATCGACTATTGGAAGGACAGCGACCTGGCCAGATACACATTGACACAGACCTGACGGGGGACCAAGGGATGCTCGTCCACGAATGTTCAACAGGTCAACGTCCAGCAATTCTAACTGAAAGTGATTCACCCTGAAGGAAATGCATTACAAAAGGTGTTTGATAAAAAAATTCGCATGACATCGGAGGTGGCAGGCGTGGGTGGGGCAGGTGGCCAGGGCCACGTGAGCCTGCGCTCTTAGAGCCAGTTAAATGCAAACGGCGGACAAGCGGCCCAGACTGTTTGAGCGCAGCGAGTTTCTGGGTCGCCCGCCGTGCATTTTACTGGCTCTTGACCGCTTGGCGTGTGGCATCGGCCACCCGTTTCACCCACGCCGGGTTTCAAGGAATGGGATTAGGTTAGAATCACTGGTCAACGTCTTTTTTTCTTGCATTTCCGCGGGTGTTTATATAATGAAATAAACTTTTAGAAGCGTAGCCCTTAAAAATTTTCGCTGATTTCAATGGGCTACATATCGGCAATGGTCGGTAGGGGCCGAAACGACCCAACCCGTAGTCTAGGAGGTGTTGGCATAGCTCAATATAAATCTGCAAAGGATGATTCGTCGCAACGAACACGATTGAATCAGGGTATTCGTGCAAGGGAAGTTCGCGTTATCGATCCGGACGGTAACCAACTCGGCATCTTAGCGATCCGTGAGGCCCTTGCGGCTGCTTCGGAATTTGGACTCGATCTTGTCGAGGTGTCTCCCACCGCCAATCCACCGGTTTGCAAAATCATGGACTATGGGCGGTACAAATACGAGCAGACCAAAAAACAGCAAGAGGCCAAGAAAAAGCAGACGACCTTTCAGGTCAAAGAGATCAAGGTGCGACCGAAAACCGGCGACCATGATCTGCAGACCAAACTCGGGCATATCCGCAAGTTCCTTGAGCGTAAGGATAAAGTCAAGGTGACGGTGATGTTCAGAGGGCGGGAGATCGCCCTTTCCAACCGAGGCAGGGAGCTGCTCGAACAGATCGCCCAGGAAATGGAGGGGCTTGCCATCGTCGAGCAACTCCCGAAGTTCGAAGGGCGAACCATGATGATGGTGCTGGCGCCGAAATAGGATCGGCGATAGAATCACCAGCCGAATGCGAGGTCCCTGAGTCGGATCCGGTTTGATAATGTCGTTGGCGTGGATTTGGCGCCTCAAATGCGGCGCTCGCGCCAACTGTTTTTTTAGATCTTGCACATACAAAGCAGAAATGCCACCAGACACGGCAACACTATCAGGAGAAACGGACGATGCCCAAAATCAAAACCAATCGCGCGGCTGCCAAGCGGTTTCGTAAAACCGGGAGCGGGAAATACGCGTTTTCCAAATCCCATGCCAGCCATATTTTGACCAAGAAGAGCCCCAAACGCAAACGGGGACTGCGGCAGCCACAATTGATCAAGGCCAGCGACATGAAAGAAGTGCGCCGGTTGCTGCCCAACGGATAAGGAGAAAGATCATGCGTATCAAAAGAGGATTCAAGGCCCGCCGACGGCGTCAAAAGGTGTTGAAGCTGGCCAAGGGTTTCCGCGGCGGCCGCAGCAAATTGTTCCGTACGGCCGCCGATTCGGTCGACAAGGCACTCAACTACGCCTACCGGGATCGACGCCAGCGCAAGCGGGATTTCAGGCGCCTGTGGATCGCCCGCATCAATGCGGCGGTGCGAATGAACGACCTGTCTTACAGCAAATTTATCAGCGGATTGAAAAAGGCCAATGTCGCTTTGGACCGCAAGGTGCTGGCTGAGCTTGCCTTGTCCGACCCCACCGGTTTTTCCAGAATCGCTGCATTGGCTTCGCAACAGTAGCCGCTTTTCCCATCGGGAAAACTACCCATACTGCGGCCGTCCTTTCGAGTGACGGCCGCAGGTCATATTGGCAACCATCGAACAAAAAGAGACTATCGTGGAGAGTATCGATCAAATCCGCGCAGCGGCGCTGAAAGAGATTGACACAGCGACCACCGTCGACGCCGTACAGGACATCAATACCAGGTACCTGGGCCGCAAGGGGCTGATGACCCAGGCCTTGCGCGCCGTCTCCCAGTTGCCCGCAGACGATCGACCGGCCGCCGGCCGCAAGGCCAACGAGGTCAAGCAGGCCATTGCCGCGGCCTGCCTGGCGGCCCTGGAACGCATCGAGAGGGACGGCGCGGACCAGTCGGCGGGAATCGACGTCTCGCTGCCCGGCCGAAAGACTGCCCCCGGATCACGTCATCCCATCACCCTCATCACCACCCGCATCTGCGATATCTTCACCAGGATGGGATTCGAAGTGGTGGAAGGCCCGGAAGTGGAAAGCGACTACTACAACTTCGAGGCCTTGAACATTCCCAAAGACCATCCTGCCCGCGACATGCAGGATACGTTTTACGTGTCGGACGACATCGTCCTGCGCACCCACACCTCTCCCACTCAGCCGAGGGTCATGGAGAAACGGCAGCCGCCGGTGCGCATCATCGCCCCGGGAAAGGTCTACCGCTGCGATTCGGATATCACCCATACGCCCATGTTCCATCAGGTCGAAGGGTTGCTCGTGGACGAAAACGTCTCTTTCGGCGATCTGAAAGGCACCCTGACGAGCTTCGTGCACCAGATGTTCGACACCCAGACCCGGGTGCGTTTCCGTCCCAGCTTTTTCCCCTTCACCGAACCCAGCGCCGAGGTCGACATCCTCTGTGTCATCTGCCGCGGCAAAGGCTGCCGGGTCTGCTCCCAGACCGGATGGCTTGAAATCCTCGGATCCGGCATGGTTCACCCGGCCGTTCTGGAAAATGTCGGCTACGATACGGCCCGGTACACCGGCTTCGCCTTCGGCATGGGGGTCGAACGCATCGCCATGCTCAAATACGGCATCGACGACATCCGCAGATATTATGAAAACGACATCCGCTTCCTCAGACAGTTCTAGCGCGGCAAATTTGAAGCGAGCAGGTAGATCATGAAAATTAGTTTGAGCTGGTTGCAAGATTATGTTCCGGTAAAAATGGAGGTCGATCGTCTGGCCCACCTGCTGACCATGGCGGGTTTGGAGGTCGAAGCGATCGAGGAGCGTTTCGCCTACCTGGACCAGGTGCTCGTCGCCAGGATCCGCGAGATCTCCCCCCATCCCAATGCCGACAAGCTGAAGCTCTGCACCGTGGACACCGGCCAGGGCACCTGCCGGGTCGTCTGCGGTGCGCCCAATGCAGCCGAGGGCATGCTGGCCCCGCTGGCCACAGTCGGCTGCGAACTTCCCAACGGTACCGTGGTTCAAATCGGCACGATTCGGGGGCAAGCTTCGGAAGGCATGCTCTGCAGTGCGGCCGAACTCGCCCTGGGGGCGGACGACTCGGGCTTGATGGCGCTGGAGGGCGACCTGCCGCCCGGCACGCCGCTGAACCAGGCCCTGAAGCTGACCGACGCGGTTCTCGAGATCGGCCTCACCCCCAACCGGCCCGATTGCCTGAGTGTGATCGGCATCGCCCGGGAAGTGGCCGCCCTGGACAGCGCCTCGATCCGGCGCCCGGAGATCCGGCTGCCCGAAACCCATGGCCGCATCGAACAGATGACCTCGGTGACCATCGAATCCCCGGATCACTGCCCGCGCTATGCGGCCCGGGTGGTGGAAAACATTACGGTCGGCCCCTCTCCCTTCTGGCTGCAGGACCGCCTCCGATCCGTGGGTTTGCGGCCGATCAACAATATCGTGGACATCACCAACTTCGTGATGATGGAAACCGGTCAACCCCTGCACGCTTTCGACTTCGACAGATTGGCCGAAAATCGCATCGTGGTGCGCACCGCCGGTGCCGGCGAACACTTCACCACCTTGGACGGCAAGGAGCGCATCCTGGAAGCGGACATGCTGATGATCTGCGACGGCCGGAAGCCGGTGGCCGTGGGCGGCGTGATGGGCGGCCTGAACTCGGAGATAGATCCGGGAACCACCCGCGTGCTCATTGAAAGCGCCTACTTCAACCCCATCAGCATCCGCAAGACCGCCAAGCGCCTGGGCATCAACTCCGATGCCTCCCATCGTTTCGAGCGGGGGGTGGATCCGAAAGGCACGCGCTATGCGCTGGATCGCGCCGCCCAACTGATGGTTGACATCGGCAACGGGCAACTGGTCGAAGGGTGCATCGATGTGACCTATGACCTGCCCCAGGCCCCGACATTGGAACTGAGCGTATCGGCGACCAACCGTCTGCTGGGCACGGCGGTCGAA is drawn from Desulfatitalea tepidiphila and contains these coding sequences:
- the infC gene encoding translation initiation factor IF-3, whose amino-acid sequence is MAQYKSAKDDSSQRTRLNQGIRAREVRVIDPDGNQLGILAIREALAAASEFGLDLVEVSPTANPPVCKIMDYGRYKYEQTKKQQEAKKKQTTFQVKEIKVRPKTGDHDLQTKLGHIRKFLERKDKVKVTVMFRGREIALSNRGRELLEQIAQEMEGLAIVEQLPKFEGRTMMMVLAPK
- the rpmI gene encoding 50S ribosomal protein L35; the protein is MPKIKTNRAAAKRFRKTGSGKYAFSKSHASHILTKKSPKRKRGLRQPQLIKASDMKEVRRLLPNG
- the rplT gene encoding 50S ribosomal protein L20, with amino-acid sequence MRIKRGFKARRRRQKVLKLAKGFRGGRSKLFRTAADSVDKALNYAYRDRRQRKRDFRRLWIARINAAVRMNDLSYSKFISGLKKANVALDRKVLAELALSDPTGFSRIAALASQQ
- the pheS gene encoding phenylalanine--tRNA ligase subunit alpha, whose translation is MVESIDQIRAAALKEIDTATTVDAVQDINTRYLGRKGLMTQALRAVSQLPADDRPAAGRKANEVKQAIAAACLAALERIERDGADQSAGIDVSLPGRKTAPGSRHPITLITTRICDIFTRMGFEVVEGPEVESDYYNFEALNIPKDHPARDMQDTFYVSDDIVLRTHTSPTQPRVMEKRQPPVRIIAPGKVYRCDSDITHTPMFHQVEGLLVDENVSFGDLKGTLTSFVHQMFDTQTRVRFRPSFFPFTEPSAEVDILCVICRGKGCRVCSQTGWLEILGSGMVHPAVLENVGYDTARYTGFAFGMGVERIAMLKYGIDDIRRYYENDIRFLRQF
- the pheT gene encoding phenylalanine--tRNA ligase subunit beta, whose product is MKISLSWLQDYVPVKMEVDRLAHLLTMAGLEVEAIEERFAYLDQVLVARIREISPHPNADKLKLCTVDTGQGTCRVVCGAPNAAEGMLAPLATVGCELPNGTVVQIGTIRGQASEGMLCSAAELALGADDSGLMALEGDLPPGTPLNQALKLTDAVLEIGLTPNRPDCLSVIGIAREVAALDSASIRRPEIRLPETHGRIEQMTSVTIESPDHCPRYAARVVENITVGPSPFWLQDRLRSVGLRPINNIVDITNFVMMETGQPLHAFDFDRLAENRIVVRTAGAGEHFTTLDGKERILEADMLMICDGRKPVAVGGVMGGLNSEIDPGTTRVLIESAYFNPISIRKTAKRLGINSDASHRFERGVDPKGTRYALDRAAQLMVDIGNGQLVEGCIDVTYDLPQAPTLELSVSATNRLLGTAVERDEIARLLTEIEFETAIKGDDLLTVATPSFRVDVSRQEDLMEEVARRMGYDNIPVTFPTLPAAIQPPPKLLTQRQRMRDLLAGMGFTETINYSFVHNDSCRRLRLPEADPRCRQLAILNPLSEDQAVMRTSLIPGMLETMRRNLSYQSRNLKLYETGKIFISEGNDRQPVEKDMLVALWSGDRIDQQWHTRPVPCDFYDIKGAVEGVLEGLRVAPVRFTRLEPEQCTYLRYGVAAKIMVAGNEVGLVGQVHPKVCGVYELKQDAFIFELDLARLLPHIPETIQFTALPKYPPTARDTTLILDEAIEAAEMLRLVDQMDESLVEEVRLFDVFQGAPITEGRKSVSLRIVYRSGEKTLEDEEVNRLHKRITDRLVDHFNAGLPT